In Paenibacillus guangzhouensis, a single window of DNA contains:
- a CDS encoding MFS transporter has translation MLFIILMMSLVATAVSPLFPLYRTQYGLSNLELTLLFASYAVVLLPVLLVTGAHGAFWGLKKVIRIAIWTSIVASILFLANGAAWMLYAARMLEGAAYGLFTGVAVPYLLRRVSPRLTAKAILLSGIIVSFGFGLGPAISGLITEYVPAFSSRLPYFFFVILLFISAAVIETLPHEKRKEDETAGSLSIGVSPRISRNFWMMAALPAFTLFTLNGIVLSLIPTFVVSVLKSTNLSISGLLALLLLGGGALIQLLPSPSHPVIRLRAGLVILAAGAWMVMFSGQLSSLLLLWIGVALQALGTGWVFQVSLRLAGELPEAKDRPRVITTYYFAAYSGFIVPIGGLGLLSNLFGMNMAMAVLDTAGMLMILLIIGYSLRFKPLYHALHDNRAASASTD, from the coding sequence ATGCTTTTTATCATCCTGATGATGTCCCTCGTGGCAACCGCGGTATCCCCGCTCTTCCCCCTCTATCGGACGCAATACGGCCTGAGCAACCTAGAGCTCACGCTGTTGTTTGCATCTTACGCCGTCGTCCTGCTGCCAGTATTGCTCGTAACCGGTGCGCACGGCGCTTTCTGGGGATTAAAGAAGGTAATCCGAATCGCGATCTGGACTTCGATCGTCGCATCGATTTTGTTTCTTGCCAACGGAGCTGCCTGGATGCTGTACGCAGCCCGCATGCTGGAAGGCGCGGCTTACGGCCTCTTTACGGGTGTGGCCGTTCCATACCTGCTGCGTCGCGTGTCGCCAAGGCTAACCGCTAAGGCAATCCTTTTGTCCGGCATCATCGTGTCTTTCGGTTTTGGTCTTGGCCCAGCGATCTCCGGGTTGATTACGGAGTACGTCCCGGCTTTTTCATCCCGCCTGCCTTATTTCTTCTTCGTGATCCTGCTGTTCATCAGCGCGGCTGTGATCGAGACGCTGCCGCATGAGAAACGGAAAGAAGACGAAACCGCGGGCTCCCTATCCATTGGCGTGTCGCCCCGCATTAGCCGGAATTTCTGGATGATGGCTGCGCTGCCTGCATTTACTCTTTTCACGTTAAACGGAATTGTGCTCTCGTTAATTCCTACGTTTGTGGTAAGCGTGCTGAAGAGCACTAACCTGTCCATCAGCGGACTGCTCGCACTGCTATTGCTTGGCGGCGGCGCGCTTATCCAGCTGTTGCCTTCCCCTTCCCATCCGGTCATCCGGCTGCGGGCCGGTCTCGTCATATTGGCTGCTGGAGCATGGATGGTCATGTTCTCCGGTCAGCTGAGCAGTCTGCTTCTGCTGTGGATCGGTGTCGCTCTGCAGGCGCTGGGTACCGGATGGGTGTTCCAGGTCAGTCTCCGACTGGCGGGCGAGCTGCCCGAGGCCAAAGATCGGCCACGGGTCATCACGACTTATTACTTTGCAGCGTACTCCGGCTTTATCGTACCGATCGGGGGGCTTGGGCTGCTAAGCAACCTATTTGGCATGAACATGGCAATGGCTGTACTGGACACAGCGGGTATGCTTATGATCCTACTGATCATTGGATATTCGCTTCGCTTCAAACCCCTTTATCATGCGTTACATGACAACCGCGCTGCCTCGGCCTCTACGGACTGA
- a CDS encoding TetR/AcrR family transcriptional regulator: MARPKEFDPSEALDKALELFWTKGFEAASVQTLCTTMGINRGSLYETFGDKEALFVSCMDRYREKQERELFSKLERYEADPKRQLEAFFKASGEISQQNQLRGRGCFMANSTLGSAAELPPVAERVETYQLYQEDVLYRFLQNAASCGLLRQGVQPREGARFLLAIKQGIHVAARSAAGRETLPDVYQMAVKAVF, from the coding sequence ATGGCCAGACCGAAAGAATTTGACCCTTCGGAGGCGCTGGATAAAGCGCTGGAGCTATTCTGGACCAAAGGCTTTGAAGCGGCTTCCGTCCAAACGTTATGTACAACCATGGGCATTAATCGCGGAAGTCTTTACGAAACGTTCGGAGACAAGGAAGCACTGTTTGTTTCATGTATGGACCGGTACCGCGAAAAACAAGAACGCGAGCTGTTCTCCAAGCTGGAACGGTATGAAGCCGATCCGAAGCGCCAGCTGGAAGCTTTTTTTAAGGCTTCGGGCGAAATTAGCCAGCAGAATCAATTGCGAGGCCGCGGCTGCTTCATGGCCAATTCAACGCTCGGCTCAGCTGCGGAATTGCCGCCTGTGGCAGAGCGCGTCGAGACCTATCAACTCTACCAAGAGGATGTTCTATACCGTTTTCTGCAGAACGCCGCTAGCTGCGGCTTGCTTCGGCAAGGCGTTCAGCCACGCGAGGGGGCCCGTTTTCTGTTAGCGATTAAACAGGGAATTCATGTTGCTGCACGATCCGCGGCCGGACGGGAGACGTTGCCGGATGTGTACCAAATGGCGGTTAAAGCCGTATTTTGA
- a CDS encoding ABC transporter ATP-binding protein, translated as MIINIEHVTWRREGLTLLKDVNWQVAPGEHWALLGLNGSGKTTLLNMINGYFWPSEGSVSVLGQPFGEIDLRELRKSIGWVSTSLQEKLYAADRTQNIVISGKHATIGLYDSITDDDLAFARSLMEQLSCAHLWDREFRTCSQGEKQKLLIARALMAKPRILILDEPCNGLDLFSRERLLASIKDLAESEQAPTLIYVTHHTEEILPVFTHALLIRSGEAVRCGRTDEVLTEEGLSEFFESPVVVEKHRERVYVRTAD; from the coding sequence ATGATCATTAATATCGAACATGTTACATGGCGCAGAGAAGGCCTAACCCTGCTGAAGGATGTGAATTGGCAGGTCGCGCCTGGCGAGCACTGGGCTCTGCTTGGCCTGAATGGCTCCGGCAAAACAACGCTCTTAAATATGATTAACGGCTACTTTTGGCCATCTGAAGGTTCCGTTAGCGTTCTTGGCCAGCCCTTCGGCGAGATCGATTTGCGAGAGCTTCGCAAATCCATCGGCTGGGTGAGCACGTCCCTGCAGGAGAAACTATATGCCGCGGATCGAACGCAAAACATCGTGATCAGTGGTAAACACGCAACGATCGGGTTGTACGATTCGATAACGGATGATGATCTTGCATTCGCGCGATCTCTGATGGAGCAGCTGAGTTGTGCCCACCTGTGGGACCGCGAGTTCCGCACCTGCTCGCAAGGCGAGAAGCAGAAGCTTCTCATCGCCCGTGCGCTGATGGCTAAACCTCGCATACTCATTCTAGACGAACCTTGTAACGGCTTGGATCTATTCTCCCGCGAACGGCTGCTCGCCAGCATCAAGGATCTTGCCGAGAGCGAGCAGGCTCCGACTTTGATTTACGTCACACACCATACGGAGGAGATTTTACCAGTATTCACGCATGCGCTGCTCATCCGTAGTGGAGAGGCCGTTCGATGCGGAAGGACGGATGAGGTATTGACTGAAGAAGGCCTTAGCGAATTCTTCGAATCACCCGTCGTCGTAGAGAAGCATCGTGAGCGGGTGTATGTTCGTACCGCTGATTAA
- a CDS encoding MFS transporter produces the protein MVPNTAAIQAPRNTAAWMLFGVSFAHLLNDAMQTAVPSAFPLFQSTMHLTFTQIGWVAFVLNITASLLQPIIGYMSDRKPMPSLLPIGMIFSLVGVLGFAYAKTLWMILLSALFIGVGSSVLHPESSRVARLAAGARLGMAQSVFQVGGNTGQALAPLLVAFVLMPHGQQGFLWFTIAAVVGIAVQLVISRWYAGQLASGPDNEKPAPLSSDRQTQAFSPLFIAGTMTLLIILLFSKFIYIAGMTGFYSFYFIEQYHLPLSNAQLCLFALQFAGMLGTLLGGPLADRFGRKTMIWISIAGTAPFSLLLPYVSPGIALLLCCMIGLILMSGFSVIIVYAQELLPNHVGTVSGLFFGLAFGMAGLGSVLLGWLTDTAGVQFTITLCSFLPLLGICALLLPRDSKLVAERGMIPTHDH, from the coding sequence ATGGTCCCTAACACCGCCGCGATCCAAGCGCCGCGCAATACGGCGGCATGGATGCTATTCGGCGTCAGCTTTGCCCATCTACTCAATGATGCAATGCAGACTGCCGTACCTTCCGCTTTCCCGCTCTTTCAATCTACTATGCATCTGACGTTTACGCAAATTGGCTGGGTGGCGTTTGTCCTCAATATTACCGCCTCCTTGCTGCAGCCGATCATAGGCTACATGTCAGATCGTAAGCCGATGCCAAGCCTATTGCCGATAGGCATGATCTTCTCTCTCGTCGGCGTGCTCGGTTTCGCTTATGCGAAAACCCTCTGGATGATTCTATTATCTGCCCTTTTCATCGGCGTCGGTTCGTCCGTACTGCACCCTGAATCGTCACGTGTCGCTCGATTGGCGGCCGGAGCAAGGCTCGGCATGGCTCAGTCGGTCTTTCAGGTTGGTGGGAACACCGGTCAAGCACTTGCGCCTCTGCTCGTCGCGTTCGTGCTCATGCCCCACGGTCAACAAGGATTTCTGTGGTTTACGATCGCAGCGGTCGTCGGCATTGCAGTACAGCTCGTTATCAGCCGTTGGTATGCGGGACAGCTAGCTTCCGGGCCTGATAATGAGAAGCCTGCTCCCCTATCCTCGGATAGACAAACGCAAGCGTTCTCTCCGCTGTTCATCGCGGGTACGATGACGCTGCTGATCATTTTGCTCTTCTCCAAATTTATCTACATTGCAGGCATGACCGGCTTCTATTCATTCTATTTCATAGAACAATACCATCTGCCGCTGTCTAACGCACAACTCTGCTTATTCGCGCTGCAATTCGCCGGCATGCTTGGCACGCTGCTCGGTGGGCCACTAGCCGATCGATTCGGACGCAAAACGATGATCTGGATTTCCATCGCAGGGACGGCTCCGTTTTCGCTCTTGCTGCCCTATGTTAGTCCGGGCATCGCACTACTGCTGTGCTGCATGATCGGTCTGATCCTCATGTCCGGCTTCTCTGTCATTATCGTATATGCGCAAGAACTCTTGCCGAATCATGTCGGAACCGTATCCGGCTTGTTTTTCGGGTTGGCGTTCGGTATGGCGGGCCTCGGTTCCGTCCTGTTAGGCTGGCTGACGGATACGGCAGGCGTTCAATTCACCATTACGCTCTGCTCGTTTCTGCCTTTGCTCGGCATATGCGCTTTGCTGCTGCCACGCGATTCCAAGCTGGTGGCTGAAAGGGGGATGATTCCGACCCATGATCATTAA
- a CDS encoding helix-turn-helix domain-containing protein: protein MEMRTETEWIELWQVSDDFQNVAHQHDEWIQVTLPIKGTCHFTQEARNYDLRQGNGMIQPPGAKHNFHLGEQTSVIILKVRDSGVSNAASIHPRFTAGADYSIRQAFDPDDIIRRFSQWMLALIQGQTLADPLAKQEVEHDVMTYLAALLRHDGEMSGTAELLRGCTDPHILRALTFMHDCYENTISIDELAGIALQSRFHFIRSFRKATGTTPYQYLLKLRIAEAMLRLRRSGATIGQISADLGFSSTSQFHRAFLKMTGLTPQVYRLQ from the coding sequence ATGGAGATGAGAACCGAAACAGAATGGATCGAGTTATGGCAGGTGAGCGACGATTTTCAGAATGTTGCTCATCAGCATGACGAATGGATCCAAGTTACGCTGCCGATCAAAGGTACCTGTCATTTTACGCAAGAGGCGCGCAACTATGATTTGAGGCAAGGAAACGGCATGATTCAACCCCCGGGAGCGAAGCATAATTTTCATCTTGGGGAGCAGACTTCCGTCATTATCCTAAAGGTACGCGACAGCGGAGTTAGCAACGCAGCCAGCATCCATCCCAGATTTACGGCGGGGGCAGACTATTCGATTCGACAAGCGTTTGATCCGGACGATATTATCCGTCGATTTAGCCAATGGATGCTTGCGCTAATTCAAGGACAGACGTTGGCTGATCCGCTCGCCAAGCAGGAAGTGGAGCATGACGTGATGACCTATCTTGCCGCGCTGCTCAGACACGATGGGGAGATGTCGGGTACGGCCGAGTTGCTAAGGGGCTGTACCGATCCACATATTTTACGGGCACTGACGTTCATGCATGATTGCTACGAGAATACGATCTCGATCGACGAGTTGGCAGGGATCGCGCTGCAGAGCCGGTTTCATTTCATTCGCTCCTTCCGCAAGGCGACGGGCACGACGCCGTATCAATACTTGCTGAAGCTGCGCATCGCAGAGGCAATGCTCCGCCTTCGTCGCTCCGGTGCGACGATCGGGCAGATCAGCGCAGATCTCGGATTCTCAAGTACGAGCCAATTCCATCGGGCATTCCTGAAAATGACGGGCTTAACGCCTCAAGTATACCGCCTGCAGTGA
- a CDS encoding sensor histidine kinase, protein MKTYLLFALTLSAINIACILLMGNWIDTGATVQVSAASIVRPDYENIPTERITTLGGQLDILDERRRVVFHNEQPTDLSERYTAEQLLERLYDRPEERHKYTLVPFQTFDGKSYSLLLAMPKQHSNFYVQLNLVLLLLFGIAVYIYSRWTARRITGPLEMIAKTITRMRDGHYGERMSFVANEEFNLIQDHFNEMSAHLERSELENKRLMQSKQQMMLDLSHDLKTPVTTIQGYAKALHLGFVDSPDQQARYLKMIYDKSVVVTSLVDDMFQLAMLDSEEYPFAPQQGDFAEFIRHIAIDNIELFENKGQELVVDIPNGKIMLRFHTNSMYRAVSNLLSNACKHNPPGTVVTLELIDAEQAVRLHVSDNGSGIPQGLRDVLFEPFVRGDESRQSSGGTGLGLAIAKKAIERHGGQLKLVADQGGTSFQAEIPKSPHRGEIEI, encoded by the coding sequence ATGAAAACCTATCTGTTGTTCGCTTTGACTCTTAGTGCGATCAATATTGCCTGCATCTTGCTAATGGGCAATTGGATCGACACAGGAGCGACGGTCCAAGTCAGCGCAGCGTCCATCGTTCGTCCGGATTACGAGAATATCCCGACGGAGCGAATTACGACGCTAGGGGGCCAGTTGGACATCTTGGACGAGCGGCGACGTGTCGTCTTTCATAACGAACAGCCGACAGACCTTAGCGAGCGTTATACCGCTGAACAGCTCCTCGAACGGTTATATGACCGTCCGGAAGAGCGTCATAAGTATACGCTTGTCCCCTTTCAGACCTTTGATGGCAAATCGTATTCCCTGCTATTAGCCATGCCTAAGCAGCACAGTAATTTTTACGTTCAACTGAATCTGGTGCTGCTCTTGTTGTTCGGCATAGCCGTATACATATACAGCCGCTGGACTGCAAGGCGGATTACAGGGCCGCTGGAGATGATCGCGAAGACGATTACGCGGATGAGAGATGGCCATTATGGAGAACGGATGTCGTTCGTCGCCAATGAAGAATTCAATCTCATTCAAGACCATTTCAACGAGATGTCTGCGCACCTCGAGCGATCAGAGCTTGAGAACAAGAGGTTGATGCAGAGCAAACAGCAGATGATGCTCGACTTGTCACACGACCTGAAAACCCCGGTTACGACGATTCAGGGGTATGCCAAAGCGCTGCATCTCGGTTTTGTGGACAGCCCCGACCAACAAGCACGGTACTTGAAAATGATCTACGATAAGTCCGTTGTCGTTACCTCGCTTGTCGACGACATGTTCCAGCTTGCGATGCTCGATAGCGAAGAGTACCCATTTGCCCCACAACAAGGCGATTTTGCCGAATTTATCCGCCATATCGCGATCGATAATATAGAGCTGTTCGAGAACAAAGGGCAAGAGCTCGTCGTTGACATCCCAAACGGCAAAATCATGCTGCGCTTCCATACCAACTCGATGTATCGCGCAGTCTCCAATCTGTTGTCCAATGCATGCAAGCATAATCCGCCGGGTACGGTCGTTACGTTAGAATTGATCGATGCGGAACAAGCTGTGCGACTGCACGTCTCCGATAACGGCTCCGGCATACCGCAAGGGCTTCGGGACGTGCTGTTCGAGCCGTTCGTTCGGGGCGACGAATCGCGGCAGAGCAGCGGTGGAACCGGGCTGGGGCTTGCCATCGCGAAGAAGGCGATCGAACGCCATGGCGGACAGTTGAAGCTCGTCGCAGATCAAGGGGGAACCTCGTTCCAAGCGGAAATTCCGAAATCGCCACATCGAGGTGAAATTGAAATCTGA
- a CDS encoding response regulator transcription factor, protein MSKTILIADDEREIVELLKLFLERERYEVIEAYDGEQAWACIREHRIDLAVVDIMMPKLDGYQLIKRLRADYKLPVIILSAKNRDSDKILGLGLGADDFIAKPFNPLEVVARIQAQLRRAFDFNESEPKPEPASRTTIGLLTLDHHACVVYRNGIEIPLTSLEYKLLNTFMLAPGRIFTKQQLFEQAWSETYWEDDNSIMVLISRLRDKIEDPQGAPIFIKTVRGLGYKFATKDDFVEKNK, encoded by the coding sequence ATGAGCAAAACCATTCTCATTGCCGACGACGAACGGGAGATCGTGGAATTATTGAAGCTGTTTCTGGAAAGGGAACGTTATGAGGTCATCGAGGCTTACGACGGAGAGCAAGCTTGGGCATGCATTCGCGAGCACCGAATCGATCTGGCCGTTGTCGACATCATGATGCCGAAGCTGGACGGGTATCAGTTGATCAAAAGGCTGCGAGCTGATTATAAGCTGCCTGTTATTATCCTCTCTGCTAAAAATCGCGACAGCGACAAAATATTGGGACTTGGCCTAGGCGCCGACGATTTTATCGCCAAACCGTTCAATCCACTTGAAGTTGTCGCGCGCATCCAAGCGCAGCTGCGCCGCGCATTTGATTTCAATGAATCCGAGCCTAAGCCCGAGCCAGCATCCCGAACGACCATCGGACTGCTAACGCTGGATCATCACGCTTGCGTTGTCTATCGTAACGGGATCGAAATTCCGTTGACCTCATTGGAATATAAACTGCTGAACACCTTCATGCTGGCACCGGGCCGTATTTTTACAAAGCAGCAGTTGTTCGAGCAAGCCTGGTCTGAGACGTACTGGGAGGATGACAACAGCATCATGGTGCTCATCTCCCGGCTCAGGGATAAAATCGAAGATCCGCAAGGCGCGCCGATATTCATCAAGACCGTGCGGGGTCTCGGTTACAAATTCGCTACGAAGGACGATTTCGTTGAGAAAAACAAATAA
- a CDS encoding serine hydrolase, whose translation MIASRLWKKVCSVAVAACVGLALTVQVSASAGIEPSGVNAGTGTGAGMNVQQAALGNSVDLSGLEALSDQFMRGRTGADDPPGTAIVVVQDGRIVFQKGYGYADVSKKTAVDPAKTVFRVGSVTKVFTAAAIMKLVEQGKIDLKVDVQKYMGGLKLDNPFHTPVTVHDLLTHTSGFQVTVEPPEFYTPDLNSNVSLKDFVEQRMPPVVREPGTSYMYDNFAFNLLGFIVENVSGISFEQYVKENILNPLQMKNTEIAISDQKLQQLAIGYGADNKAIPPYATTPREMADGGMLMTAEDAARFMIAQLNGGKVSDTQIWSKASIEKMQQFQTGIHQAYPDATYGFENLFEANKNNGLHVIGKGGDVPGFSAYMLLMPEKNIGIFLVHNKMGASTKLAWAWYTMFVDQYFPIAEGKPVSLSTPVEQLKRFEGVYTDLRMNFLLTNVAATGPGELTVEILGQSQKLKQIDPLLFIDERGRILAFKEESNGTISYLKYMNPVSYAQKASATFSDVERTNVYASPIGQLKAMGILRGTVDGRFHPKRPVTRADMTAWMVRMMGLTLSKKPVRYEDAVGMWAAREIETAAEAGLVQGVTDKSFAPDQSLTRQGGAEFFLRALQGTTSPEQLAELPLDQVKLAQPGDPEADMSMKVIIAMGLSGSDVTVKRDGAVDFRPKDPLTREEAAYWSAQFISKFIMGAK comes from the coding sequence ATGATAGCATCACGCTTATGGAAAAAAGTTTGTTCAGTCGCAGTTGCCGCGTGCGTTGGATTGGCGCTGACGGTACAAGTGTCAGCCAGTGCAGGGATAGAGCCTTCGGGAGTGAATGCGGGTACAGGAACTGGAGCGGGAATGAATGTGCAGCAAGCCGCATTAGGGAATTCGGTGGATTTAAGCGGTCTGGAGGCGCTCTCCGATCAATTCATGAGAGGCCGGACAGGGGCGGATGACCCGCCGGGGACGGCGATTGTTGTCGTGCAAGACGGTCGCATCGTCTTTCAAAAAGGTTATGGCTATGCCGATGTAAGCAAAAAAACCGCGGTCGATCCAGCAAAGACCGTGTTCCGCGTCGGATCGGTCACAAAAGTGTTTACAGCAGCAGCGATCATGAAGCTGGTCGAGCAAGGGAAAATCGATTTGAAGGTAGACGTGCAGAAGTATATGGGCGGATTGAAGCTGGATAATCCGTTTCATACGCCCGTGACCGTCCACGACCTGCTGACCCACACAAGCGGATTCCAAGTAACAGTGGAACCGCCGGAATTTTATACCCCGGATCTGAATAGCAATGTGAGCTTGAAGGACTTCGTGGAACAGCGCATGCCGCCTGTTGTTCGCGAACCGGGAACATCTTACATGTACGATAATTTCGCCTTCAACCTGCTCGGATTCATCGTCGAGAACGTATCGGGCATATCATTCGAGCAATACGTGAAGGAGAATATTCTGAATCCGCTGCAAATGAAGAACACGGAAATCGCGATTTCCGACCAAAAGCTGCAGCAGCTTGCAATCGGCTACGGTGCGGATAATAAGGCGATCCCGCCGTATGCGACAACGCCAAGAGAAATGGCAGACGGGGGTATGCTGATGACGGCGGAGGACGCGGCACGTTTTATGATTGCCCAATTGAACGGCGGCAAGGTTAGTGATACCCAGATTTGGAGCAAGGCGTCCATCGAGAAGATGCAGCAGTTCCAGACGGGCATTCATCAGGCATATCCGGATGCGACTTACGGCTTTGAAAATTTATTCGAAGCGAATAAGAACAACGGCTTGCATGTGATCGGCAAAGGCGGAGACGTGCCTGGATTCAGCGCCTACATGCTGCTCATGCCGGAGAAAAACATCGGGATATTCCTCGTGCATAACAAGATGGGTGCCTCGACGAAGCTGGCTTGGGCATGGTACACCATGTTCGTGGATCAATATTTCCCAATAGCAGAGGGGAAGCCAGTATCGTTATCGACGCCAGTTGAGCAGTTGAAGCGGTTCGAGGGTGTCTATACGGACTTACGAATGAACTTCTTGCTGACGAACGTGGCAGCGACGGGACCTGGCGAGCTGACCGTCGAAATACTCGGGCAATCGCAGAAGCTGAAGCAGATCGATCCGTTGCTATTCATCGACGAGCGTGGCAGGATACTGGCTTTCAAAGAAGAATCGAACGGCACGATCTCTTATCTGAAATATATGAATCCGGTAAGCTATGCCCAGAAAGCATCTGCAACCTTCAGCGACGTCGAACGGACAAATGTATATGCATCTCCGATCGGACAACTGAAAGCCATGGGGATTTTGCGAGGAACGGTGGACGGGCGCTTCCATCCGAAGCGGCCGGTGACGCGCGCCGATATGACGGCATGGATGGTTCGCATGATGGGGCTTACCCTCTCCAAGAAGCCGGTGAGATACGAGGATGCCGTCGGAATGTGGGCGGCACGAGAAATAGAAACGGCTGCGGAAGCAGGCCTTGTGCAAGGCGTGACGGACAAGAGTTTCGCGCCGGATCAATCGCTGACACGTCAGGGTGGGGCAGAGTTCTTCTTGCGTGCGCTCCAAGGAACGACTTCGCCGGAACAGCTGGCCGAGCTGCCATTGGATCAGGTCAAGCTTGCACAGCCAGGTGATCCAGAGGCCGACATGAGTATGAAGGTGATCATCGCCATGGGACTGTCAGGTTCTGATGTCACGGTGAAGCGTGACGGCGCGGTCGATTTCCGGCCCAAAGACCCGTTAACCCGGGAAGAAGCCGCGTATTGGTCCGCTCAGTTTATTTCTAAGTTCATCATGGGTGCGAAGTAA
- a CDS encoding response regulator transcription factor has translation MIKILVVDDESSIREAVAYALRREGYEVEMAADGQEALDKVETFLPAVMVLDVMMPRVSGYDVCRKLDGRPRPAILLLTVKNDIVDKVLGLELGADDYMTKPFDMRELLARVKALSRRGGYGEQMQQEQQDVLRLGELSAELFSRAVSIQGELLDLTPKEFDLLVLLMRNPERVYSREMLLEQVWDMDFAGGTRTVDIHVQRLRKKLGSHHGLIQTVYGIGYKSTGSP, from the coding sequence ATGATCAAAATACTTGTGGTGGATGACGAGAGCAGCATTCGGGAGGCTGTAGCGTATGCGCTGCGTAGAGAAGGGTATGAGGTTGAGATGGCTGCGGACGGCCAGGAAGCGCTGGACAAGGTGGAGACGTTCCTGCCAGCGGTCATGGTGCTCGATGTCATGATGCCTCGGGTAAGCGGTTATGACGTATGCCGCAAGCTGGATGGCCGGCCTCGGCCTGCGATTCTGCTATTGACCGTCAAGAATGATATTGTCGATAAAGTGCTAGGACTGGAGCTTGGCGCTGACGATTATATGACCAAGCCCTTTGATATGCGGGAGCTGCTAGCCAGAGTCAAAGCGCTATCGCGCCGGGGAGGTTATGGCGAGCAAATGCAACAGGAGCAGCAGGATGTGTTAAGACTGGGAGAACTGTCCGCAGAGCTGTTCAGCCGCGCGGTGTCTATTCAAGGCGAACTGCTAGATTTAACGCCGAAGGAATTTGATCTACTGGTATTGCTGATGCGCAATCCGGAACGGGTCTATTCACGGGAAATGCTGCTGGAGCAGGTGTGGGATATGGATTTTGCTGGTGGCACCCGCACGGTGGACATCCATGTGCAGCGTCTGCGCAAAAAGCTGGGCAGCCACCACGGGCTCATTCAAACCGTTTACGGGATTGGCTATAAAAGTACGGGGTCACCCTAG